The Anabaena sp. WA102 genome contains a region encoding:
- a CDS encoding urease accessory protein UreH domain-containing protein translates to MLDLLLITLLGFLGSFGHCFGMCGPLTVAFSLSKQQENPTWQQQLKFHTLLNLGRMLSYALVGAGIGTISSVLVEGGQLAGVGSDLRRWIAIITGIILIWFGLGQVKPDLLPHIPLLHPILKGNLHNRLSAAMLKLSAQTQWWTPTLLGMTWGLMPCGFLYAAQIKAAATGNLWQATATMLAFGIGTLPIMLGVGVSTALMSKDRRSQLFRLGGWLTLIIGAITLLRTGDTMTDYSGHASLICLILSLIARPVNSFWSAPLRYRRALGVGAFVLAGVHTIHHVEHSLAWNFNAFWFLKLEFQWGMIAGAMALLLMLPAACTSFDFLQKSLGKRWRQIHLLSVPALLLSAIHTLMIGSHYLGAFRLSWQNQLAAVFLGIIISGVLLVRSRYFWLYLHLEKFYVPPNKSR, encoded by the coding sequence ATGCTAGATTTATTACTCATCACATTACTAGGTTTCTTGGGCAGTTTTGGACATTGCTTTGGAATGTGTGGACCCTTAACAGTAGCTTTTTCTCTTTCTAAACAGCAGGAAAATCCAACTTGGCAACAGCAATTAAAGTTTCATACCTTACTCAACTTGGGGCGAATGTTGAGTTACGCTTTAGTAGGTGCTGGTATTGGCACAATCAGTTCGGTATTAGTAGAAGGTGGACAACTTGCAGGAGTCGGTAGTGATTTGCGGCGTTGGATAGCCATAATTACAGGCATAATTCTGATTTGGTTTGGTTTAGGACAGGTGAAACCAGATTTATTACCGCATATTCCCCTACTACACCCCATCTTAAAAGGGAATTTACACAACCGTCTCAGTGCAGCCATGCTCAAGTTATCTGCACAAACTCAATGGTGGACACCGACACTTTTGGGCATGACATGGGGATTAATGCCCTGTGGTTTTTTATATGCGGCTCAAATTAAGGCTGCGGCGACAGGGAATTTGTGGCAAGCAACAGCGACAATGTTAGCTTTTGGAATTGGCACGCTGCCCATCATGCTAGGTGTAGGTGTTTCTACGGCTTTAATGAGTAAAGATCGCCGCAGTCAATTATTTCGCTTGGGTGGTTGGCTAACTCTAATAATTGGGGCTATTACCCTCTTACGAACGGGGGATACCATGACAGACTATAGCGGACACGCTTCTCTAATTTGTTTAATTCTCTCATTGATTGCCCGTCCTGTGAATAGTTTTTGGTCTGCACCTCTGCGTTACCGTCGAGCTTTGGGAGTTGGGGCTTTTGTTCTGGCTGGGGTACATACTATTCATCATGTTGAACATTCTCTAGCGTGGAATTTCAACGCTTTTTGGTTTTTAAAGTTAGAATTTCAATGGGGGATGATTGCAGGAGCTATGGCATTATTATTAATGCTTCCTGCTGCTTGTACAAGTTTCGACTTTCTGCAAAAGTCATTAGGTAAGCGTTGGCGACAAATTCATCTCCTGAGTGTACCAGCTTTGTTATTGAGTGCTATTCATACGCTGATGATCGGTTCTCATTACCTGGGTGCTTTCAGATTAAGTTGGCAAAACCAGTTAGCAGCCGTGTTCCTGGGGATAATTATTTCTGGTGTATTATTAGTGCGCTCACGGTATTTTTGGTTATATTTACATCTAGAAAAATTTTATGTTCCTCCCAATAAGTCGCGGTAA
- a CDS encoding M28 family peptidase, giving the protein MQFNQDRWSMTNEHFPVMIVLTIGGFFPQSEIVPIVKNTPVQQPQTPGKPQNVNNTLLVDSNQLFAHVQKLNFRRYSKMERSLTRTYITKELRKFGWQPQLEKFPQGVNIFTQRPGTNKTAGAILIAAHYDTVPASPGADDNATGIITVKS; this is encoded by the coding sequence ATGCAGTTCAATCAGGATCGTTGGTCAATGACGAATGAACATTTTCCGGTAATGATTGTTTTGACTATTGGCGGTTTTTTTCCGCAATCTGAGATTGTACCGATAGTTAAAAATACTCCTGTACAACAACCTCAAACCCCGGGGAAACCCCAAAATGTGAACAATACTCTATTGGTTGATAGTAATCAACTTTTCGCTCATGTTCAAAAATTGAATTTTCGGCGTTATAGCAAAATGGAGCGATCGCTTACCCGTACATATATCACAAAGGAACTGCGAAAATTTGGCTGGCAACCTCAACTAGAAAAATTTCCTCAAGGTGTAAATATTTTTACCCAACGACCAGGAACAAACAAAACCGCCGGAGCAATTCTCATTGCTGCCCATTATGACACAGTTCCTGCCTCTCCGGGTGCAGATGATAACGCCACTGGTATAATTACTGTGAAGAGCTAA
- a CDS encoding malic enzyme-like NAD(P)-binding protein produces the protein MENLTPNSSFSVTLRLQIPNRVGMLASVTQAIAATGGNLGQIDLIEQSRQESIRDLTVDAASTEHAETIVQAVKELSDIQVIDVYDRTFNLHRGGKISIVSRIPLKSVSDLAMAYTPGVGRICKAIAENPEEVYNLTIKQNTVAIVTDGSAVLGLGNLGPAAALPVMEGKAMLFKEFAGLDAFPICLDTQDTDEIVKAVKNIAPVFGGVNLEDIAAPRCFEIEKRLRAELNIPIFHDDQHGTAIVTLAALFNALKLVQKSLADIRIVINGAGAAGVAIARLLRKAGAETILMCDSKGIISHNRTDLTAEKLEFAVKAQGTLAGAVQGADVFIGVSAPGVLTPEMVQGMTKDAIVFAMANPIPEIQPELAPKNVAVMATGRSDYPNQINNVLAFPGVFRGALDCRARTITTAMCLEAASAIASLVKPSDLNREHIIPSVFDRRVATAVAAAVQQAAREEGIAQS, from the coding sequence ATGGAAAATCTTACTCCTAATTCTAGTTTTAGTGTGACATTGCGCTTACAAATTCCCAATCGGGTGGGGATGTTAGCTTCTGTTACTCAAGCGATCGCTGCCACTGGTGGTAATCTCGGACAAATTGATTTAATTGAACAAAGCCGTCAAGAATCTATCCGTGATCTGACTGTTGATGCGGCGAGTACGGAACACGCGGAAACTATTGTCCAAGCGGTGAAGGAATTATCAGATATTCAGGTAATTGATGTTTATGACCGCACCTTTAATTTGCATCGCGGTGGCAAAATCAGTATTGTCAGTAGAATTCCGCTCAAAAGCGTTTCTGATTTAGCTATGGCTTATACTCCCGGAGTTGGTCGCATTTGTAAGGCGATCGCCGAAAATCCAGAGGAAGTATATAATCTGACTATCAAACAGAACACGGTGGCGATCGTCACTGATGGTAGTGCAGTATTAGGTTTAGGCAATTTGGGACCAGCGGCGGCTTTACCCGTGATGGAAGGGAAAGCGATGCTGTTTAAGGAATTTGCTGGACTGGATGCTTTTCCCATCTGTTTAGATACTCAAGATACAGATGAGATTGTCAAAGCAGTTAAAAATATCGCCCCGGTTTTTGGTGGTGTAAATTTGGAAGATATCGCTGCCCCCCGCTGTTTTGAAATTGAAAAAAGACTGCGGGCGGAATTAAATATCCCGATTTTTCATGATGACCAACATGGTACAGCCATTGTCACCTTAGCGGCTTTGTTTAATGCTCTCAAACTCGTGCAGAAATCCCTTGCAGATATCCGCATTGTGATTAATGGTGCAGGTGCGGCTGGGGTAGCGATCGCTCGGTTACTCCGCAAAGCTGGTGCAGAAACCATTTTGATGTGTGATTCTAAGGGAATTATTTCCCATAATCGCACCGATTTAACCGCTGAAAAACTGGAATTTGCTGTTAAAGCCCAAGGAACTTTAGCTGGTGCAGTTCAAGGTGCAGATGTGTTTATTGGTGTCAGCGCACCGGGAGTTTTGACACCAGAAATGGTACAGGGAATGACGAAGGATGCAATTGTGTTTGCAATGGCTAATCCTATTCCCGAAATTCAGCCCGAATTAGCTCCTAAAAACGTCGCTGTGATGGCTACGGGTCGGAGTGACTACCCCAACCAAATCAATAACGTCCTGGCGTTTCCTGGGGTGTTTCGTGGGGCTTTAGATTGTCGGGCTAGGACGATTACTACTGCTATGTGTTTGGAAGCTGCCAGTGCGATCGCATCTTTAGTTAAACCCTCGGACTTGAACCGGGAACATATTATTCCTTCTGTCTTTGATCGGCGTGTTGCTACTGCTGTGGCTGCTGCTGTCCAACAAGCCGCACGGGAAGAAGGTATTGCTCAAAGTTAG
- a CDS encoding HAD-IIB family hydrolase, translating into MINDPGLYILLVSVHGLIRGNNLELGKDADTGGQTKYAVELACTLAKNPQVARVDLVTRLVNDPKVSPDYAQPVEILTDKAQIIRIACGPKRYLRKEVLWPHLDTFADELLKHIRKIGKIPHVIHTHYADAGYVGSRVAGWLGIPLVHTGHSLGRIKQQRLLEHGTKQKTIEENFHISTRIEAEEITLGSAALVIASTHQEVEEQYSVYDHYQPERMVVIPPGVTLERFYPAADNWQNPPIQQELEKFLKDIQKPIIMAISRPAIRKNVSSLIKAYGEDPELRQLANLVLILGKRDDILAMESGPRQVFLEILQLIDRYDLYGHVAYPKHHHADDVPDLYRLTAKTQGVFINPALTEPFGLTLIEASACGVPIIATADGGPRDILAACQNGLLIDPLNIQDIQTALRTSLTNPEQWQQWSKNGMINVCQHFSWDSHVEHYLEQVHRLLPQKRIQSLLSPLVKSPADEHPDWNISETNHLPTADRFLVCEIDNTLLGDGEALAQLIERIRDQGNTTGVGIATGRSLKSTLSMLEEWRFPMPDLLITSAGSEIYYAPQIVTDTSWKRHISYHWQRSEIRKVMQDIPGVELQSADAQGKFKVSYFVDEAKSPSVREIIRRLRQHRLHVKGFYSHNMYLDLLPIRASKGDAIRYVALKWGLPVQRFLVAGASGNDESMLAGNTLAVVVGNHSQEVEKLRGLPQIYFAEGNYAWGILEALDYYDFFGNLSPTP; encoded by the coding sequence GTGATAAATGACCCAGGGTTGTATATTTTGCTCGTCAGCGTTCATGGTTTAATTCGTGGTAACAATCTAGAGTTAGGTAAAGATGCTGACACTGGTGGACAAACCAAATACGCGGTAGAACTGGCTTGCACATTAGCTAAAAATCCCCAAGTCGCAAGGGTTGATTTAGTAACCCGGTTGGTAAATGATCCCAAAGTTAGCCCTGATTATGCTCAACCAGTCGAAATTCTCACAGATAAAGCCCAAATTATTCGCATCGCCTGTGGTCCCAAACGCTACCTCCGCAAAGAAGTTCTTTGGCCACACTTAGATACATTTGCAGATGAATTACTCAAACACATTCGCAAAATCGGCAAAATTCCTCATGTTATTCATACACATTATGCTGATGCTGGATACGTAGGTTCTAGGGTTGCGGGTTGGTTAGGTATACCTTTAGTCCATACGGGTCACTCTCTGGGACGTATCAAACAACAAAGATTATTAGAACATGGGACTAAACAGAAAACCATTGAAGAAAATTTTCATATTAGTACAAGAATAGAGGCGGAAGAAATCACTCTGGGAAGTGCAGCTTTAGTTATAGCCAGCACTCATCAAGAAGTTGAAGAGCAGTATAGCGTTTACGATCACTATCAACCCGAACGTATGGTAGTCATCCCTCCAGGTGTCACCTTAGAGCGTTTTTATCCAGCCGCAGATAATTGGCAAAATCCGCCTATTCAACAGGAATTAGAGAAGTTTCTCAAAGACATACAAAAGCCTATAATTATGGCGATTTCTCGCCCAGCTATCCGTAAAAATGTCAGTAGTTTAATTAAAGCTTATGGGGAAGATCCCGAACTGCGCCAATTAGCTAACTTGGTGCTAATTTTAGGCAAAAGAGACGATATTTTGGCGATGGAATCGGGTCCGCGTCAAGTATTTTTAGAGATATTGCAATTAATAGACCGCTATGATCTTTATGGTCATGTTGCTTATCCTAAACATCATCATGCAGATGATGTACCAGATTTATATCGGTTAACGGCGAAAACCCAAGGAGTGTTTATCAACCCAGCTTTAACAGAGCCATTTGGACTGACATTAATTGAAGCGAGCGCCTGTGGTGTCCCTATCATTGCTACGGCTGATGGTGGTCCAAGAGATATTCTCGCGGCTTGTCAGAATGGATTATTAATTGATCCTTTGAATATTCAAGATATTCAAACTGCTTTGCGAACATCGCTCACCAATCCAGAACAATGGCAACAATGGTCTAAGAATGGCATGATTAATGTTTGCCAACATTTTTCTTGGGATAGTCACGTAGAGCATTATCTCGAACAAGTTCACCGATTATTGCCCCAAAAACGCATTCAATCTCTGTTAAGTCCGCTTGTTAAATCCCCCGCAGATGAACATCCCGATTGGAATATATCGGAGACTAATCACCTACCAACGGCTGATCGGTTTTTGGTGTGTGAAATTGATAATACTCTATTAGGTGATGGGGAAGCTTTAGCACAGTTAATTGAGAGGATTCGTGATCAAGGGAATACAACTGGAGTCGGTATTGCTACAGGGCGCAGTCTGAAAAGTACCTTAAGTATGCTGGAGGAATGGCGTTTTCCCATGCCAGATTTGCTAATTACATCGGCAGGAAGTGAAATTTACTACGCTCCGCAGATAGTCACAGATACAAGTTGGAAAAGACATATTTCTTACCATTGGCAACGGTCAGAAATTCGCAAAGTCATGCAGGATATTCCTGGGGTAGAATTGCAATCGGCTGATGCTCAGGGTAAGTTTAAGGTTAGCTATTTTGTGGATGAGGCAAAATCACCTAGTGTCCGCGAAATTATCCGTCGTTTGCGCCAACATCGTCTTCATGTGAAGGGATTTTATAGCCATAATATGTATCTTGATTTATTGCCTATCCGAGCCTCTAAGGGGGATGCTATTCGTTATGTGGCTCTAAAATGGGGGTTGCCTGTGCAACGCTTTTTGGTGGCTGGGGCTTCGGGTAATGATGAATCTATGTTAGCTGGTAATACTTTGGCAGTGGTGGTGGGAAATCACAGTCAGGAAGTGGAAAAGCTGCGCGGTTTACCACAGATTTACTTTGCTGAAGGAAATTATGCTTGGGGGATTTTGGAAGCTTTAGATTATTATGACTTTTTCGGCAACTTATCTCCAACACCATAA
- a CDS encoding ATP-binding protein: MKSELHVPSDLNFINIAEQWLFGCLQLQLGESVDWIKQSGRLRLVLTEGYSNAVRHAHKNKSGLTILLRLELKDRDLSIEIWDYGEGFDLSTYFPPNPTEKQEGGYGWLIMNRLMDKVEYQLQVNGANCLKLETTLPELFL; encoded by the coding sequence ATGAAAAGTGAACTTCATGTTCCCAGTGACCTAAATTTTATCAATATTGCAGAACAATGGTTATTCGGATGCTTACAATTACAATTAGGGGAATCTGTTGATTGGATCAAACAATCAGGTCGCTTACGCTTGGTTTTAACAGAAGGATATTCTAATGCTGTGCGTCATGCCCATAAAAACAAGTCTGGATTAACAATTTTACTGCGGTTAGAACTGAAAGACCGAGATTTATCTATAGAGATTTGGGATTATGGTGAAGGTTTTGATTTATCTACTTACTTTCCTCCCAACCCCACAGAAAAGCAAGAAGGTGGTTATGGTTGGTTAATTATGAATCGGTTGATGGATAAGGTAGAGTATCAATTACAGGTGAATGGTGCTAATTGTCTGAAACTAGAAACTACTCTCCCCGAACTATTTCTGTAA
- a CDS encoding SpoIIE family protein phosphatase gives MAGKKLDKLKLMVVDDELDNLDVLYRTFWKDFKVYKANSATEALAILEKEGEMAVIISDQRMSEMNGSELLSLTVERFPDTIRILLTGFTDVEDLVDAINSGRVFKYITKPWNPSQLQTLVNQASDTYRLVKKRLAELSRALRRESLFNAVTTAIRESLDYDNMLQKLVTTIGETFAAHYCLVKPVEDDLLTEKQFCYQNSQSKIYDLLPDLSNLIAEVFRTHHYEIKDDIYEDIPCQYLIFPLIYQQDLLAIIAICKLGSDHIWHQEDIQLITGVAEQAALALSQAKLYQSLQEKQQQINLELEVARQIQHNLLRQTLPEMAGVKVQACCYPAREVGGDFFEVFVHPNGDLWLAVGDVSGKGVPAALFMASTISLLRRELCQEVAVEPNLIMQNLNYALIDDLMTSNYFITMILARYHPITRELVYANSGHIYPFVWSEQATVNDSPHYLKARSIPLGILPKWQAESGRLILAPGDTLLLTSDGITEATVWETLDSSRTTHHSMLNQEGLWQLIKKQSQPLNFDNLLALIQANNDVQEDDQTILSLEVL, from the coding sequence ATGGCTGGAAAAAAGTTAGATAAGCTCAAGCTCATGGTCGTAGATGACGAGCTAGATAACTTAGATGTCCTCTATCGCACATTTTGGAAAGATTTTAAAGTTTATAAGGCTAATAGTGCCACTGAAGCCTTAGCTATCTTAGAAAAAGAAGGTGAAATGGCTGTCATTATCTCCGACCAAAGAATGTCTGAAATGAACGGTAGCGAACTATTAAGTCTGACAGTGGAGCGGTTTCCTGATACAATTCGGATTTTGCTCACAGGTTTTACAGATGTAGAAGATTTAGTAGATGCAATTAACTCAGGTCGAGTATTTAAATACATTACAAAACCTTGGAATCCCAGCCAACTCCAAACATTAGTCAATCAAGCTAGTGATACCTATCGCTTAGTTAAAAAACGATTAGCAGAATTATCTCGTGCCTTGCGACGGGAATCTTTATTTAATGCTGTAACAACAGCAATTAGAGAATCTTTAGACTATGACAATATGCTGCAAAAACTCGTTACTACAATTGGAGAAACATTTGCGGCTCATTATTGCTTAGTCAAACCAGTCGAAGATGATTTACTAACCGAAAAGCAATTTTGCTATCAAAATTCTCAATCTAAAATCTATGATTTACTTCCAGACCTTAGTAATTTAATTGCCGAGGTTTTCCGAACTCACCATTATGAAATAAAAGACGATATCTACGAAGACATCCCTTGTCAATATCTAATTTTTCCACTCATTTATCAACAGGATTTACTAGCTATTATTGCTATTTGTAAATTGGGAAGTGATCACATTTGGCATCAAGAAGATATTCAACTGATTACAGGTGTAGCAGAACAAGCAGCCTTAGCCCTTTCCCAAGCAAAACTCTATCAGAGTTTGCAAGAAAAACAACAACAAATTAACTTAGAGTTGGAAGTAGCCCGCCAAATTCAACATAACCTATTGCGGCAAACTTTACCAGAAATGGCAGGTGTAAAAGTCCAAGCTTGTTGCTATCCAGCACGAGAGGTAGGAGGTGACTTTTTTGAAGTGTTTGTTCATCCTAATGGTGATTTGTGGTTAGCAGTTGGTGATGTTTCTGGGAAGGGTGTGCCAGCGGCTTTGTTTATGGCTAGTACGATTTCTTTGCTGCGTCGGGAACTCTGTCAAGAAGTAGCAGTAGAGCCAAATCTCATCATGCAAAATCTGAATTATGCTTTGATTGATGATTTAATGACCAGTAATTATTTTATCACAATGATTTTAGCTCGTTATCACCCAATTACAAGAGAACTTGTCTATGCTAATTCGGGGCATATTTATCCTTTTGTGTGGTCAGAACAAGCCACTGTGAATGATTCTCCCCATTATCTGAAAGCTCGCAGTATTCCCTTGGGAATATTACCTAAATGGCAGGCTGAGTCCGGACGTTTGATTCTTGCTCCTGGAGATACATTACTCCTGACTAGTGATGGAATTACGGAAGCAACTGTATGGGAAACCTTAGACAGTTCGAGAACAACTCATCATTCTATGCTTAACCAAGAAGGTCTATGGCAACTTATTAAAAAACAATCTCAACCCCTTAATTTTGATAATTTATTAGCTCTTATTCAAGCCAATAACGATGTTCAAGAAGATGATCAAACTATACTGTCTCTGGAGGTTTTATAG
- a CDS encoding LptF/LptG family permease: protein MDRYLAMQLISPFLFGVGAFTSVVLAIDSLFELLRKVVESGLPLNIALEIFLLKLPYVMVYSFPMSTLLATLMTYSRLSSESELIALRGCGVSVYRMVLTAVVLSFAVTLITYLFNEQIAPAANYKATITLAQALKSDQPSFKQQNIYYPEYREFKEADGTRKKILSRLFYADQFDGKQMNGLTIIDRSRGGVDQIVVSESAKWNTQKQVWDFYNGTIYLVATDRSYRNILRFEHQQLQLPRTPLTLAENSRDYGEMNISQALEQLEIERLGGNNQKIRKLQVRIQQKIAFPFICVIFGLVGSVMGSIPQRTGRGTSFGISVIVIFSYYLLLSVSGALAQAGILSPFIGAWLPNLFGLATGLFLLLRVAQR, encoded by the coding sequence ATGGATCGCTATTTAGCGATGCAATTAATTTCACCATTTTTATTTGGTGTTGGTGCATTTACTTCTGTAGTTTTAGCAATTGATAGTTTATTTGAATTACTGCGAAAGGTTGTAGAATCCGGGCTACCTCTCAATATCGCCCTAGAGATTTTCCTCTTAAAGCTACCTTACGTCATGGTGTACTCTTTCCCCATGTCCACTTTGTTAGCTACTTTAATGACCTATAGTCGCCTTTCTAGCGAAAGTGAATTAATCGCTTTGCGTGGGTGTGGTGTTAGTGTTTATCGCATGGTTTTGACGGCTGTGGTGTTAAGTTTTGCCGTCACTCTCATCACTTATTTATTTAATGAGCAAATTGCCCCCGCCGCGAATTACAAAGCCACTATTACCTTAGCACAAGCTCTCAAATCAGACCAACCTTCCTTTAAACAACAAAATATTTACTATCCTGAATATCGAGAATTTAAAGAAGCAGATGGTACTCGAAAAAAGATCCTTTCTCGCTTATTTTATGCTGACCAATTTGATGGTAAGCAAATGAACGGTTTAACAATTATAGATCGTTCCAGAGGCGGAGTTGATCAAATCGTTGTTTCCGAATCAGCTAAATGGAACACTCAAAAACAAGTTTGGGATTTTTATAATGGGACTATCTATTTAGTAGCGACAGATCGCTCATATCGGAATATTTTACGATTTGAACATCAGCAATTACAACTTCCTCGCACACCTTTAACCTTAGCCGAAAATAGCCGAGACTACGGCGAAATGAATATCTCCCAAGCCTTAGAACAATTAGAAATAGAACGTTTAGGTGGGAACAATCAAAAAATTCGCAAACTCCAAGTGCGAATCCAACAAAAAATCGCCTTTCCCTTTATTTGCGTTATTTTTGGCTTAGTTGGTTCAGTTATGGGTAGCATCCCTCAACGCACTGGACGTGGCACAAGTTTTGGTATTAGCGTGATTGTAATTTTTAGTTACTATTTGCTACTATCCGTCTCTGGGGCGTTAGCACAAGCTGGTATTCTTTCGCCCTTCATTGGTGCTTGGTTGCCTAATTTATTTGGATTAGCCACAGGTTTGTTTTTGTTATTGCGAGTAGCCCAGCGTTAA
- the lptB gene encoding LPS export ABC transporter ATP-binding protein — MKIVLENIHKSYGKRLIVNRVSLSVSQGEVVGLLGPNGAGKTTTFYIATGLEKPNHGKVWLDNLDITNFPMHTRARLGIGYLAQEASVFRQLSVKENILLVFEQTQVPRREWRHRLHTLLQEFRLEKVANSKGIQLSGGERRRTELARALAAGKEGPKFLFLDEPFAGVDPIAVSEIQEIVSQLRDRGMGILITDHNVRETLAITDRGYIMREGQILAFGNSDELYNNPLVRQYYLGDNFAV; from the coding sequence GTGAAAATTGTTTTAGAGAATATTCACAAATCCTACGGTAAACGATTAATTGTAAATCGTGTTAGCCTTTCTGTTAGCCAGGGGGAAGTTGTCGGTTTACTTGGTCCCAATGGTGCGGGGAAAACGACAACATTTTATATTGCCACAGGTTTAGAAAAACCGAATCATGGCAAAGTGTGGTTAGACAATTTAGATATTACTAATTTCCCCATGCACACAAGGGCTAGATTAGGTATTGGCTATTTAGCTCAAGAAGCAAGTGTATTTCGTCAGTTGTCAGTGAAAGAAAATATTCTCCTAGTATTTGAACAAACTCAAGTTCCCAGGAGAGAATGGAGACACAGACTACATACCTTATTACAAGAATTTCGCTTAGAAAAGGTAGCTAATAGTAAAGGGATTCAACTTTCTGGTGGTGAACGACGACGCACAGAATTAGCGAGGGCTTTAGCAGCAGGGAAAGAAGGACCCAAATTCCTGTTTTTAGATGAACCTTTTGCTGGAGTTGATCCCATTGCTGTGTCTGAGATTCAGGAGATTGTCAGTCAACTGCGCGATCGCGGTATGGGAATTTTAATCACAGATCATAATGTCCGCGAAACCCTAGCCATAACAGATCGTGGTTATATCATGCGTGAAGGACAAATTCTGGCTTTTGGCAACTCTGACGAACTGTATAACAACCCCTTGGTGCGACAATATTATTTAGGTGATAATTTCGCAGTTTAA
- a CDS encoding LptA/OstA family protein, protein MIPPYQLLKSRIRRLGLALALPISLVGVAGLPSQLLPATAQSGGNRPLTIRSDTQEYDAKTQVITARGNVQMVYPARQIQATSAQAQYFSKEKRIDFSGNVYILQQGSNSIRAEKVTYLIDEGRFIALPQSNRQVESIYMIEDSNPSRQTTKPAPKTPALKRSN, encoded by the coding sequence ATGATACCTCCTTATCAATTGCTAAAATCACGGATACGCCGCTTAGGATTAGCCTTGGCACTGCCAATTTCCCTTGTAGGTGTTGCAGGATTGCCCAGCCAATTGCTACCAGCTACAGCCCAATCTGGGGGAAATCGTCCCCTGACTATTCGCTCCGATACCCAAGAATATGACGCGAAAACTCAAGTAATTACTGCTCGTGGCAATGTGCAAATGGTCTACCCGGCTCGCCAAATTCAAGCCACATCTGCTCAAGCTCAATACTTTAGTAAAGAAAAACGGATTGACTTCAGTGGTAATGTTTACATTTTACAACAGGGTAGCAATAGCATTCGTGCCGAAAAAGTCACCTATTTAATTGACGAAGGCAGATTCATCGCCTTACCCCAATCTAACCGTCAGGTAGAATCTATATATATGATAGAAGATTCTAATCCTAGTAGACAAACTACGAAACCAGCCCCAAAAACTCCAGCCTTAAAGCGTTCTAATTAG
- a CDS encoding DUF309 domain-containing protein — protein sequence MSEIMPEEFWQGVEHFNAGQFYACHDILEALWIDSIEPDKTFYQGILQIAVGLYHLGNHNQRGAMILLGEGSNRLRRYLPSYGGINVEELLTESVDLLKTLQQESLQPMANNKLAENQARLLPSISLSKL from the coding sequence ATGAGCGAAATCATGCCTGAAGAGTTTTGGCAAGGTGTAGAACATTTCAATGCTGGACAGTTCTACGCTTGCCATGACATTCTTGAAGCACTCTGGATCGATAGTATCGAACCAGATAAAACTTTTTATCAAGGTATTCTCCAAATTGCTGTAGGACTATATCATCTGGGTAATCATAACCAACGGGGGGCAATGATTCTTTTAGGCGAAGGTAGTAATCGTCTTCGGCGTTATCTACCTAGCTACGGCGGTATTAATGTGGAAGAATTACTAACTGAAAGTGTGGATTTGTTAAAAACACTACAACAAGAAAGTCTACAACCAATGGCAAATAATAAATTGGCTGAAAATCAAGCTCGACTTTTACCCAGTATTTCCCTGTCTAAACTATGA
- a CDS encoding ferredoxin thioredoxin reductase catalytic beta subunit has translation MVTSEVNSKSSDKSLEAMRHFSEQYAKRTGTFFCSEPSVTAVVIEGLAKHKDELGAPLCPCRHYEDKEAEVNAAFWNCPCVPMRERKECHCMLFLTPENEFSGDKQEISLDCIKEVRDSMG, from the coding sequence ATGGTCACATCAGAAGTGAATTCAAAATCCAGCGATAAAAGCCTAGAAGCAATGCGGCATTTTTCCGAACAATACGCCAAACGGACGGGAACATTCTTCTGTTCTGAACCTTCCGTCACCGCAGTTGTCATCGAAGGACTAGCCAAGCATAAAGACGAACTCGGTGCGCCCTTATGTCCTTGTCGTCACTACGAAGATAAAGAAGCCGAAGTTAACGCCGCTTTTTGGAACTGTCCCTGCGTACCCATGCGCGAACGCAAAGAATGTCACTGTATGCTATTCCTCACTCCTGAAAATGAATTTTCTGGGGACAAACAGGAAATTTCTCTCGATTGTATTAAAGAAGTTCGGGATAGCATGGGATGA